Proteins co-encoded in one Neovison vison isolate M4711 chromosome 9, ASM_NN_V1, whole genome shotgun sequence genomic window:
- the IDNK gene encoding probable gluconokinase isoform X1, whose amino-acid sequence MAAPGALLVMGVSGSGKSTVGALLASELGWKFYDADDYHPEENRMKMGKGIPLNDQDRIPWLCNLHDILLRDVASGQHVVLACSALKKAYRDILIRGKDGASPKCDETGKDKHPAEVKLLVVHLSGSFEVISERLLKRKGHFMPPELLESQFETLEPPSAPENFIQISVDKNLSEIIAIIVETLK is encoded by the exons ATGGCGGCGCCCGGTGCGCTGCTGGTGATGGGCGTGAGCGGCTCGGGGAA ATCAACCGTGGGCGCCCTGCTGGCCTCCGAG CTGGGATGGAAATTCTATGATGCGGATGACTATCACCCAGAGGAAAACCGAATGAAGATGGGAAAAGGGATCCCACTGAATGACCAG GACAGGATACCATGGCTCTGCAACTTACATGACATTTTACTAAG agaTGTAGCCTCTGGACAGCATGTGGTTCTAGCCTGTTCGGCTCTGAAGAAAGCGTACAGAGACATCTTAATACGAGGAAAAGATGGTGCATCCCCGAAGTGTGATGAGACGGGGAAGGACAAACACCCAGCTGAAGTGAAGCTCCTCGTGGTCCATCTGAGTGGGTCGTTTGAGGTCATCTCTGAGCGTTTACTCAAGAGAAAAGGACACTTTATGCCCCCTGAGTTACTGGAGTCCCAGTTCGAAACTCTGGAGCCCCCATCGGCTCCAGAAAACTTCATCCAAATCAGTGTGGACAAAAATCTTTCAGAGATAATTGCTATAATCGTGGAAACTCTAAAATGA
- the IDNK gene encoding probable gluconokinase isoform X2, with the protein MTSPTLGWKFYDADDYHPEENRMKMGKGIPLNDQDRIPWLCNLHDILLRDVASGQHVVLACSALKKAYRDILIRGKDGASPKCDETGKDKHPAEVKLLVVHLSGSFEVISERLLKRKGHFMPPELLESQFETLEPPSAPENFIQISVDKNLSEIIAIIVETLK; encoded by the exons ATGACGAGTCCCACG CTGGGATGGAAATTCTATGATGCGGATGACTATCACCCAGAGGAAAACCGAATGAAGATGGGAAAAGGGATCCCACTGAATGACCAG GACAGGATACCATGGCTCTGCAACTTACATGACATTTTACTAAG agaTGTAGCCTCTGGACAGCATGTGGTTCTAGCCTGTTCGGCTCTGAAGAAAGCGTACAGAGACATCTTAATACGAGGAAAAGATGGTGCATCCCCGAAGTGTGATGAGACGGGGAAGGACAAACACCCAGCTGAAGTGAAGCTCCTCGTGGTCCATCTGAGTGGGTCGTTTGAGGTCATCTCTGAGCGTTTACTCAAGAGAAAAGGACACTTTATGCCCCCTGAGTTACTGGAGTCCCAGTTCGAAACTCTGGAGCCCCCATCGGCTCCAGAAAACTTCATCCAAATCAGTGTGGACAAAAATCTTTCAGAGATAATTGCTATAATCGTGGAAACTCTAAAATGA
- the IDNK gene encoding probable gluconokinase isoform X3 translates to MKMGKGIPLNDQDRIPWLCNLHDILLRDVASGQHVVLACSALKKAYRDILIRGKDGASPKCDETGKDKHPAEVKLLVVHLSGSFEVISERLLKRKGHFMPPELLESQFETLEPPSAPENFIQISVDKNLSEIIAIIVETLK, encoded by the exons ATGAAGATGGGAAAAGGGATCCCACTGAATGACCAG GACAGGATACCATGGCTCTGCAACTTACATGACATTTTACTAAG agaTGTAGCCTCTGGACAGCATGTGGTTCTAGCCTGTTCGGCTCTGAAGAAAGCGTACAGAGACATCTTAATACGAGGAAAAGATGGTGCATCCCCGAAGTGTGATGAGACGGGGAAGGACAAACACCCAGCTGAAGTGAAGCTCCTCGTGGTCCATCTGAGTGGGTCGTTTGAGGTCATCTCTGAGCGTTTACTCAAGAGAAAAGGACACTTTATGCCCCCTGAGTTACTGGAGTCCCAGTTCGAAACTCTGGAGCCCCCATCGGCTCCAGAAAACTTCATCCAAATCAGTGTGGACAAAAATCTTTCAGAGATAATTGCTATAATCGTGGAAACTCTAAAATGA